In Vibrio sp. 10N, the following proteins share a genomic window:
- a CDS encoding DUF4156 domain-containing protein → MLHFKRTLGLWAAIALLLSGCAQPFNQLQSEQAAQVEMRLDASVDVSDCEWKGDVTGSEGYWYTYLFFKNDSLTQGAVNGIKNHAAALGGDTVLLLSPVYFSTSVTLFGSAYRCKK, encoded by the coding sequence ATGTTGCACTTTAAACGAACATTGGGACTTTGGGCTGCGATAGCTTTGCTGCTTTCTGGCTGTGCTCAACCATTTAATCAATTACAGTCGGAACAAGCCGCTCAAGTTGAAATGCGGCTCGATGCGAGTGTAGATGTCTCTGATTGTGAGTGGAAAGGCGATGTAACGGGTTCTGAAGGGTATTGGTACACGTATTTATTCTTCAAGAATGATTCTTTAACGCAAGGTGCGGTCAATGGCATCAAAAATCACGCTGCTGCGCTAGGTGGCGATACCGTATTGCTTCTCAGCCCAGTCTATTTCAGCACCTCTGTAACCCTCTTTGGTAGCGCCTACCGCTGCAAAAAATAA
- a CDS encoding winged helix-turn-helix domain-containing protein → MELSPVFARRLYLALLVESIERPNVPKLIEKTGWPRRTIQDVIKALPGIGIELMFVQDGRRHNDGYYQLSDWGPFDSQWVIERQGDIETTLGV, encoded by the coding sequence ATGGAACTGAGTCCTGTTTTTGCACGTCGTCTCTATCTGGCCTTGCTTGTTGAAAGCATTGAAAGACCGAATGTGCCAAAACTAATCGAGAAAACGGGGTGGCCTCGCCGTACCATTCAAGACGTTATCAAGGCGCTACCAGGTATCGGCATTGAGCTCATGTTTGTTCAAGATGGGCGTCGACATAATGATGGTTATTACCAGTTATCCGACTGGGGACCTTTTGACAGTCAGTGGGTCATTGAGCGCCAAGGCGACATTGAAACCACGTTGGGCGTATAA